The proteins below are encoded in one region of Desulfobacterales bacterium:
- the rplL gene encoding 50S ribosomal protein L7/L12: protein MTKEDVINFIAKMSVLELSEFVKELETKFGVSAAAAPVMFAPGAGASSEAAAPDEKTSFDVILLSAGDKKIQVIKEVKAITGLGLKEAKEVVDAAPKAIKEGLPQEEAEKIKAQLEEAGAQVEIK from the coding sequence ATAACTAAAGAGGATGTTATCAATTTTATAGCAAAAATGTCTGTCCTTGAACTTTCTGAATTTGTAAAAGAATTAGAAACTAAATTTGGTGTTTCCGCTGCAGCGGCTCCAGTAATGTTTGCTCCTGGAGCTGGTGCTTCAAGTGAAGCTGCCGCTCCTGATGAAAAAACTTCTTTTGACGTTATTCTTCTTTCTGCAGGAGATAAAAAAATTCAGGTTATTAAAGAGGTTAAGGCTATTACAGGACTTGGATTAAAAGAAGCTAAAGAAGTAGTTGATGCAGCACCTAAAGCAATAAAAGAAGGTCTTCCACAAGAAGAAGCCGAAAAAATAAAAGCTCAATTAGAGGAAGCCGGAGCTCAAGTAGAAATAAAATAA